One genomic segment of Actinoplanes ianthinogenes includes these proteins:
- a CDS encoding AAA family ATPase, with translation MTPEPLPPSYVSGFAQVAGQLADRIGAVVLGKPEVVRLALTALFAQGHVLLEDVPGVGKTTLARALAASIRGQWRRIQFTPDLLPSDVSGVTIFNQGSRAFEFHPGPVFANIVIADEINRASPKTQSALLEVMEERRVTVDGTPHPVPQPFLVVATQNPVEMDGTYRLPEAQLDRFLVKLSVGYPDEQVEIEVLRGAANRSPDSLDPVTDTTTIGEMVKMALQVHVADPLYAYAVRLAAATRNHPQVRVGVSPRGVIALTRAACAYALINGRGYVLPEDLKALVDPVFAHRVLLSPDAQLRGVTAAEVLADAINAVPVPLPAGT, from the coding sequence GTGACACCCGAGCCGCTGCCACCGTCGTACGTCTCCGGCTTCGCCCAGGTCGCCGGCCAGCTCGCCGACCGGATCGGCGCGGTCGTGCTGGGCAAGCCGGAGGTCGTCCGGCTGGCCCTGACCGCGCTGTTCGCCCAGGGGCACGTGCTGCTGGAGGACGTTCCCGGGGTCGGCAAGACCACGCTGGCGCGGGCGCTGGCGGCGTCGATCCGCGGGCAGTGGCGGCGCATCCAGTTCACCCCGGACCTGCTGCCCTCGGACGTCTCCGGCGTCACCATCTTCAACCAGGGCAGCCGGGCGTTCGAGTTCCACCCGGGCCCGGTGTTCGCCAACATCGTCATCGCCGACGAGATCAACCGGGCGTCGCCGAAAACGCAGTCGGCGCTGCTCGAGGTGATGGAGGAGCGCCGGGTCACAGTCGACGGCACGCCGCACCCGGTGCCGCAGCCGTTCCTGGTGGTCGCCACGCAGAACCCGGTCGAGATGGACGGCACGTACCGCCTGCCCGAGGCGCAGCTGGACCGCTTCCTGGTCAAGCTGTCGGTCGGTTACCCCGACGAGCAGGTGGAGATCGAGGTCCTGCGCGGCGCGGCCAACCGGTCGCCCGACTCGCTCGACCCGGTCACCGACACCACCACCATCGGCGAGATGGTCAAGATGGCCTTGCAGGTGCATGTCGCGGACCCGCTCTATGCGTACGCCGTGCGCCTCGCCGCCGCGACCCGCAACCACCCCCAGGTCCGCGTCGGTGTCAGCCCCCGTGGCGTGATCGCGCTGACCCGTGCCGCGTGCGCCTACGCGCTGATCAACGGCCGCGGCTACGTCCTGCCCGAGGACCTGAAAGCCCTGGTCGATCCGGTCTTCGCGCACCGCGTGCTGCTCTCGCCGGACGCCCAGCTGCGCGGCGTCACCGCCGCCGAGGTGCTCGCCGACGCCATCAACGCGGTGCCGGTTCCGCTGCCGGCCGGCACGTGA
- a CDS encoding DUF58 domain-containing protein, with protein sequence MTARGIGLLVAAVALLAAGFAYGYPDLALLGAAAVVAAGCALVFAFWRPRLGVQRIAEPDRVARGEPAQMRLTVSNTSRLRAASMIATDRCGGASVPVPLLRLRPGKDTTVEYPVPTNRRGIVPIGPLRVTRGDPLGLVTLARTYGEVAQVWVHPRIHLLRATPAGMARSLDGRIDKVPHGTITFDALREYVVGDELRRVHWRSSAKVGELMVREQLDTSEPTIVVLLDDRHAAYPDPEAFESACEAAASIVAAAVREDLPVGLHLVTSIATGPYLDVLTEVTLQPGDLDATLRRLRAQRLGDTLVFLTGPGGRADLGTVSSLRGTYPVVLAGLFGDRDAAPVAGDRMIVIEAADGSEFAAAWDGVRGW encoded by the coding sequence GTGACCGCTCGCGGGATCGGCCTGCTGGTCGCCGCGGTCGCGCTGCTCGCCGCCGGCTTCGCGTACGGCTACCCGGATCTGGCCCTGCTCGGCGCGGCCGCCGTGGTCGCGGCCGGGTGCGCGCTCGTCTTCGCGTTCTGGCGGCCACGGCTGGGCGTGCAGCGGATCGCCGAGCCGGACCGGGTGGCCCGCGGCGAGCCGGCCCAGATGCGGCTCACCGTCAGCAACACCAGCAGGCTGCGCGCGGCCAGCATGATCGCCACCGACCGGTGCGGCGGCGCGAGCGTTCCGGTCCCGCTGCTGCGGCTGCGGCCCGGCAAGGACACCACCGTGGAGTACCCGGTGCCGACCAACCGCCGCGGCATCGTCCCGATCGGCCCGCTGCGGGTCACCCGGGGCGACCCGCTCGGCCTGGTCACGCTGGCCCGGACGTACGGCGAGGTGGCACAGGTCTGGGTGCACCCGCGGATTCACCTGCTGCGGGCCACCCCGGCCGGGATGGCGCGCAGCCTGGACGGCCGGATCGACAAGGTGCCGCACGGCACGATCACCTTCGACGCGTTGCGCGAGTACGTGGTCGGCGACGAGCTGCGGCGGGTGCACTGGCGCAGCTCGGCCAAGGTGGGCGAGCTGATGGTCCGGGAGCAGCTGGACACCTCGGAGCCGACGATCGTGGTGCTGCTCGACGACCGGCACGCCGCCTATCCGGATCCGGAGGCGTTCGAGTCGGCGTGCGAGGCGGCCGCGTCGATCGTGGCGGCGGCGGTGCGCGAGGACCTGCCGGTCGGGTTGCACCTGGTCACGTCGATCGCGACCGGGCCGTACCTGGACGTGCTCACCGAGGTGACGCTGCAACCCGGTGACCTGGACGCGACGTTGCGGCGGCTGCGGGCGCAGCGGCTCGGCGACACCCTGGTCTTCCTCACCGGGCCCGGTGGGCGGGCGGACCTCGGCACGGTCAGCTCGCTGCGCGGGACGTACCCGGTGGTGCTCGCCGGACTGTTCGGCGACCGGGACGCCGCGCCGGTGGCCGGCGACCGGATGATCGTGATCGAGGCCGCGGACGGGTCCGAGTTCGCCGCCGCCTGGGACGGGGTACGCGGATGGTGA
- a CDS encoding fibronectin type III domain-containing protein: MACVLDAEASPNGGTTSVSSADAAPIEPRKRRLPSRGYLVTIGTVLALTAGLGLTVLGLGAADEAVASFDAASWVWSRTKGEMSRVNGVTAKIDTRVDVGQARGHTLEVSQSDRFVILRDVNTGAVASMDLTDLQAFWNQQTAPGVGVSVALHDDSAFVVDSVQGKVQQVDPASLQAIGQPISFPPGITGGAFDGKGRLWIVAPSEGTVTAISPAPKPSEGTGGQGGSATGEPQRVRTESVGGASHDFQLTTLDDGVAVLDRTTNELVRVSGAPTSRTALPLTGPGTLPEHTDGTTVAVTVPDSRQVLGVDPAGGLKVKFTVPPGQTASELQPAVSWEGFYYVADADGGTVHVFDQAGQEQKPITFDNPGGSLELEVRENYLFINAPGSPIAQVVDNQHGVRPVDKYADDVLGGDPPPVKTPPATPPKQKKKPNKPLISKPGPPRNVKAAAGNAEARVTWQAAADNGAPITKYVVVGDNKTFQVGADQRSLVVTGLTNGETYQFQVHAVNKKGDGPDRTSNPVKPTAEVPDPPGTPVAEAKADGSVSVTWPAANGQGLAIERYTVTAVAEGGSSPIGDAKDASLTIPAGQLEYGKQYAFTVVAVNERGAGSKASAVSNSIVPFTKPGTPENVDAATVGDKAGAIEVTWSAPAENGRAITKYVVKAGDKSTDVTGATKATITGFGDGENVTVQVVAVNEGGESDPAMATARTLAPPTLTITKVDTTFNTASLSLSVDAGGASEAKCTVSTSAGSSSGDCKSLEVSELMAGTGYTFQVTAKNAAGSVTKSTSKTTALLGGTATCINGESGDQKTYCNADVDGRNGNEIFKVTRQVDSQQAGWVPNGRHLDAYCKANGEEVYAYVYNNGKRSTTWIKVDYEGKNYIPLAWLNIDGGHNDVNLKYLPNC; encoded by the coding sequence ATGGCCTGCGTCCTTGACGCCGAAGCTTCGCCGAACGGGGGGACAACCTCAGTGAGCAGCGCAGACGCCGCGCCGATCGAGCCTCGCAAGCGCCGGTTACCCAGTCGTGGTTATCTCGTCACGATCGGTACCGTGCTGGCGCTGACCGCCGGTCTCGGCTTGACGGTGCTCGGTCTCGGCGCCGCTGACGAGGCGGTGGCCAGCTTCGATGCGGCCTCCTGGGTGTGGAGCCGGACCAAGGGCGAGATGTCCCGGGTCAACGGCGTGACGGCGAAAATCGACACCCGGGTCGACGTCGGCCAGGCGCGCGGGCACACCCTCGAGGTCAGCCAGAGCGACCGGTTCGTCATCCTGCGCGACGTCAACACCGGCGCGGTCGCGTCGATGGACCTCACCGACCTCCAGGCGTTCTGGAACCAGCAGACCGCCCCCGGCGTCGGCGTGAGTGTCGCGCTGCACGACGACTCGGCGTTCGTCGTCGACTCGGTGCAGGGCAAGGTGCAGCAGGTCGACCCGGCCAGCCTCCAGGCGATCGGGCAGCCGATCAGCTTCCCGCCGGGCATCACCGGCGGCGCCTTCGACGGCAAGGGCCGGCTCTGGATCGTGGCGCCCAGCGAGGGCACCGTGACCGCGATCTCCCCGGCGCCGAAACCGTCCGAGGGCACCGGTGGCCAGGGTGGCAGCGCCACCGGCGAGCCGCAGCGGGTGCGCACCGAGTCGGTCGGCGGCGCCAGCCACGACTTCCAGCTGACCACTCTGGACGACGGCGTCGCGGTCCTCGACCGCACGACGAACGAGCTGGTCCGGGTGAGTGGCGCGCCCACCTCGCGCACCGCGCTGCCGCTGACCGGGCCGGGCACGCTGCCGGAGCACACCGACGGCACCACCGTCGCGGTCACCGTGCCGGACTCGCGCCAGGTGCTCGGCGTCGACCCGGCCGGCGGGTTGAAGGTGAAATTCACCGTTCCGCCCGGTCAGACCGCGTCCGAGTTGCAGCCGGCGGTCTCCTGGGAGGGCTTCTACTACGTCGCCGACGCGGACGGCGGCACCGTGCACGTCTTCGACCAGGCCGGCCAGGAGCAGAAGCCGATCACCTTCGACAACCCGGGCGGCTCGCTGGAGCTCGAGGTCCGGGAGAACTACCTGTTCATCAACGCGCCCGGCTCCCCGATCGCGCAGGTGGTGGACAACCAGCACGGTGTCCGGCCGGTCGACAAGTACGCCGACGACGTGCTCGGCGGTGACCCGCCGCCGGTGAAGACGCCGCCGGCCACCCCGCCGAAACAGAAGAAGAAGCCGAACAAGCCGCTGATCAGCAAGCCCGGCCCGCCGCGCAACGTGAAGGCCGCGGCCGGCAACGCCGAGGCCCGGGTGACCTGGCAGGCGGCCGCCGACAACGGCGCCCCGATCACGAAGTACGTGGTGGTGGGCGACAACAAGACGTTCCAGGTCGGTGCGGACCAGCGGTCGCTGGTGGTGACCGGGCTGACCAACGGCGAGACGTACCAGTTCCAGGTGCACGCGGTGAATAAGAAGGGCGACGGTCCGGACCGGACCAGCAACCCGGTGAAGCCGACCGCGGAGGTGCCGGATCCGCCGGGCACGCCGGTCGCCGAGGCGAAGGCGGACGGCTCGGTGTCGGTGACCTGGCCGGCGGCGAACGGGCAGGGCCTGGCGATCGAGCGGTACACGGTGACCGCGGTCGCCGAGGGCGGCTCGTCGCCGATCGGCGACGCCAAGGACGCTTCGCTGACGATCCCGGCGGGCCAGTTGGAGTACGGGAAGCAGTACGCGTTCACCGTGGTCGCCGTCAACGAGCGCGGTGCCGGGTCGAAGGCGTCGGCGGTCAGCAACAGCATCGTGCCGTTCACCAAGCCGGGCACGCCGGAGAACGTCGACGCCGCCACGGTCGGCGACAAGGCCGGGGCGATCGAGGTGACCTGGTCGGCGCCGGCCGAGAACGGCCGGGCGATCACGAAGTACGTGGTGAAGGCCGGGGACAAGTCGACTGACGTGACCGGGGCGACGAAGGCGACGATCACCGGTTTCGGCGACGGTGAGAACGTGACGGTCCAGGTGGTGGCGGTCAACGAGGGTGGGGAGAGCGACCCCGCGATGGCGACGGCGCGGACGCTGGCTCCGCCGACGTTGACGATCACCAAGGTGGACACGACGTTCAACACGGCGTCGCTGTCGCTGAGTGTGGATGCTGGCGGCGCGTCCGAGGCCAAGTGCACTGTGTCGACGTCGGCCGGCTCCTCGTCCGGTGACTGCAAGTCGCTCGAGGTCAGCGAGCTGATGGCCGGGACCGGTTACACGTTCCAGGTGACGGCGAAGAACGCGGCCGGGTCGGTCACCAAGAGCACCAGCAAGACCACCGCCCTGCTCGGCGGCACGGCGACGTGCATCAACGGGGAAAGCGGCGACCAGAAGACGTACTGCAACGCCGACGTCGACGGCCGCAACGGCAACGAGATCTTCAAGGTCACTCGCCAGGTCGACAGTCAGCAGGCCGGCTGGGTGCCGAACGGGCGGCACCTGGACGCGTATTGCAAGGCCAACGGTGAGGAGGTGTATGCGTACGTCTACAACAATGGCAAGCGCAGCACCACCTGGATCAAGGTTGACTACGAGGGAAAGAACTACATCCCGCTGGCCTGGTTGAATATCGACGGCGGGCACAACGACGTCAACCTGAAATACCTGCCGAACTGCTGA